In Ovis aries strain OAR_USU_Benz2616 breed Rambouillet chromosome 14, ARS-UI_Ramb_v3.0, whole genome shotgun sequence, a single genomic region encodes these proteins:
- the ZDHHC7 gene encoding palmitoyltransferase ZDHHC7 (The RefSeq protein has 1 substitution compared to this genomic sequence), with protein sequence MPSSGHRLRDVEHHPLLTGDDSYDSAASSPAEADAADRVWFIRDGCGMICAVLTWLLVVYADFVVTFVMLLPSKDFWYSVVNGVVFNCLAVLALSSHLRTMLTDPGAVPKGNATKEYMESLQLKPGEVIYKCPKCCCVKPERAHHCSICKRCIRKMDHHCPWVNNCVGEKNQRFFVLFTMYIALASVHALVLCGLQFIACVLGQWTECSDFSPPVTVILLIFLCLEGLLFFTFTAVMFGTQIHSICNDETEIERLKSEKPTWERRLRWEGMKSVFGGPPSLLWMNPFVGFRFRRLQTRPRKGAPEFSV encoded by the exons ATGCCGTCCTCAGGACACCGGCTACGGGACGTCGAGCACCACCCTCTGCTGACCGGGGATGACAGCTACGACTCCGCGGCCTCCTCTCCCGCCGAGGCCGACGCGGCCGACAGGGTATGGTTCATCCGCGACGGCTGCGGCATGATCTGCGCCGTGCTGACCTGGCTGCTGGTCGTGTATGCGGACTTCGTGGTCACGTTCGTCATGCTGCTGCCCTCCAAGGACTTCTGGTACTCCGTGGTCAACGGGGTGGTCTTCAACTGCCTGGCGGTGCTCGCCCTGTCGTCTCACCTGCGGACCATGCTCACCGACCCC GGGGCGGTCCCCAAAGGAAACGCTACTAAAGAGTACATGGAGAGCCTGCAGCTGAAGCCCGGAGAGGTCATCTACAAGTGCCCCAAGTGCTGCTGCGTCAAGCCTGAGCGCGCCCACCACTGCAG CATTTGCAAAAGATGTATTCGGAAAATGGACCATCACTGTCCGTGGGTGAACAACTGTGTCGGAGAAAAGAATCAGAGATTTTTTGTGCTCTTCACT ATGTACATCGCTCTGGCATCCGTGCACGCGCTGGTCCTCTGCGGGCTGCAGTTCATCGCCTGCGTCCGAGGACagtggacag AGTGCAGTGACTTCTCCCCTCCTGTCACTGTCATCCTGTTAATCTTCCTGTGCCTTGAGGGTctgctgtttttcactttcaccgCGGTGATGTTCGGCACCCAGATCCACTCCATATGCAATGACGAGACG GAGATCGAGAGGCTGAAGAGCGAGAAGCCTACCTGGGAGCGGCGGCTGCGGTGGGAAGGGATGAAGTCCGTCTTTGGAGGCCCCCCCTCGCTGCTCTGGATGAACCCCTTCGTCGGCTTCCGGTTCAGGCGCCTACAGACGAGACCCAGGAAAGGGGCCCCGGAGTTCTCAGTGTGA
- the ZDHHC7 gene encoding palmitoyltransferase ZDHHC7 isoform X1 has translation MPSSGHRLRDVEHHPLLTGDDSYDSAASSPAEADAADRVWFIRDGCGMICAVLTWLLVVYADFVVTFVMLLPSKDFWYSVVNGVVFNCLAVLALSSHLRTMLTDPGAVPKGNATKEYMESLQLKPGEVIYKCPKCCCVKPERAHHCSICKRCIRKMDHHCPWVNNCVGEKNQRFFVLFTMYIALASVHALVLCGLQFIACVRGQWTECSDFSPPVTVILLIFLCLEGLLFFTFTAVMFGTQIHSICNDETEIERLKSEKPTWERRLRWEGMKSVFGGPPSLLWMNPFVGFRFRRLQTRPRKGAPEFSV, from the exons ATGCCGTCCTCAGGACACCGGCTACGGGACGTCGAGCACCACCCTCTGCTGACCGGGGATGACAGCTACGACTCCGCGGCCTCCTCTCCCGCCGAGGCCGACGCGGCCGACAGGGTATGGTTCATCCGCGACGGCTGCGGCATGATCTGCGCCGTGCTGACCTGGCTGCTGGTCGTGTATGCGGACTTCGTGGTCACGTTCGTCATGCTGCTGCCCTCCAAGGACTTCTGGTACTCCGTGGTCAACGGGGTGGTCTTCAACTGCCTGGCGGTGCTCGCCCTGTCGTCTCACCTGCGGACCATGCTCACCGACCCC GGGGCGGTCCCCAAAGGAAACGCTACTAAAGAGTACATGGAGAGCCTGCAGCTGAAGCCCGGAGAGGTCATCTACAAGTGCCCCAAGTGCTGCTGCGTCAAGCCTGAGCGCGCCCACCACTGCAG CATTTGCAAAAGATGTATTCGGAAAATGGACCATCACTGTCCGTGGGTGAACAACTGTGTCGGAGAAAAGAATCAGAGATTTTTTGTGCTCTTCACT ATGTACATCGCTCTGGCATCCGTGCACGCGCTGGTCCTCTGCGGGCTGCAGTTCATCGCCTGCGTCCGAGGACagtggacag AGTGCAGTGACTTCTCCCCTCCTGTCACTGTCATCCTGTTAATCTTCCTGTGCCTTGAGGGTctgctgtttttcactttcaccgCGGTGATGTTCGGCACCCAGATCCACTCCATATGCAATGACGAGACG GAGATCGAGAGGCTGAAGAGCGAGAAGCCTACCTGGGAGCGGCGGCTGCGGTGGGAAGGGATGAAGTCCGTCTTTGGAGGCCCCCCCTCGCTGCTCTGGATGAACCCCTTCGTCGGCTTCCGGTTCAGGCGCCTACAGACGAGACCCAGGAAAGGGGCCCCGGAGTTCTCAGTGTGA
- the ZDHHC7 gene encoding palmitoyltransferase ZDHHC7 isoform X2, with product MPSSGHRLRDVEHHPLLTGDDSYDSAASSPAEADAADRVWFIRDGCGMICAVLTWLLVVYADFVVTFVMLLPSKDFWYSVVNGVVFNCLAVLALSSHLRTMLTDPGAVPKGNATKEYMESLQLKPGEVIYKCPKCCCVKPERAHHCSICKRCIRKMDHHCPWVNNCVGEKNQRFFVLFTMYIALASVHALVLCGLQFIACVRGQWTECSDFSPPVTVILLIFLCLEGLLFFTFTAVMFGTQIHSICNDETSTEPGRWSQQTPRFSETLPSAAE from the exons ATGCCGTCCTCAGGACACCGGCTACGGGACGTCGAGCACCACCCTCTGCTGACCGGGGATGACAGCTACGACTCCGCGGCCTCCTCTCCCGCCGAGGCCGACGCGGCCGACAGGGTATGGTTCATCCGCGACGGCTGCGGCATGATCTGCGCCGTGCTGACCTGGCTGCTGGTCGTGTATGCGGACTTCGTGGTCACGTTCGTCATGCTGCTGCCCTCCAAGGACTTCTGGTACTCCGTGGTCAACGGGGTGGTCTTCAACTGCCTGGCGGTGCTCGCCCTGTCGTCTCACCTGCGGACCATGCTCACCGACCCC GGGGCGGTCCCCAAAGGAAACGCTACTAAAGAGTACATGGAGAGCCTGCAGCTGAAGCCCGGAGAGGTCATCTACAAGTGCCCCAAGTGCTGCTGCGTCAAGCCTGAGCGCGCCCACCACTGCAG CATTTGCAAAAGATGTATTCGGAAAATGGACCATCACTGTCCGTGGGTGAACAACTGTGTCGGAGAAAAGAATCAGAGATTTTTTGTGCTCTTCACT ATGTACATCGCTCTGGCATCCGTGCACGCGCTGGTCCTCTGCGGGCTGCAGTTCATCGCCTGCGTCCGAGGACagtggacag AGTGCAGTGACTTCTCCCCTCCTGTCACTGTCATCCTGTTAATCTTCCTGTGCCTTGAGGGTctgctgtttttcactttcaccgCGGTGATGTTCGGCACCCAGATCCACTCCATATGCAATGACGAGACG TCAACAGAGCCAGGCAGGTGGAGCCAGCAAACGCCCCGTTTCTCGGAGACCCTGCCCTCGGCAGCTGAGTGA